The window CGCTCGAACGGCAATCCGACCCTGATCCACGATCTTGAAAGGACTCGCTCGTGGACCTCGCAGCAGCATGGTCGAAGTCGATCGACACCTCCAAGTCGGCGCGCACCGCGTCGTCGACCGCCACCGTGAACGCGCTGGACGCGGTCGGCCCGTTCTGCGCGCCGTTCGCGGTGCGCTGGGACGCCGAGGCGAAGCGGCGGCTGGACCTCCGCACCCCGGACCACCTGAAGGCCCTGCTGGCCGCTCAGCGTGAGCACAACAGCGCTCGGGCCCTGGCCGTGACGGCGAAGAACGCCCGCCGCACGGCTCGCGCCGGATCCAAGAACCCGCTCAGCACCGAGCGGCGCGCGGCCCGCACCTCGCACCGCGCCGCAGCTCAGCAGCACACGCAGGCACGCGCCGACCTGCGGGCCGCCCGCCGGAACTACCCGACGACCCTGCGGGTCCGCGCGGTGCAGATCCACATCGCGCACAGCGTCACGGCCGGGCTGACCTCCTGGGTCCTGACCGAGAACGCGCACGAGCTGACGATCTGGCCCGCGCCGGTCTCGGCCGCGCTGGTCCTGCTCAACGCCGCCGGCCTCTGGCTCGGCCGCCGCAAGTCGTCCGTCCAGATCGAGGACGGCCTGACGGCGGAGGAGAAGCGCCTGGCGGAGCGTCTGGACCCGTCGTTCTGGGTGCAGAACGCCGACCCTCGCGGCCTGGCTGGCACCGTGCCGACCCCGGCCAAGCTGACCCCGGCCGGGCTGGTCTCCCACGTCCGGCTCGACGGCCGGTGGACGCCCAAGGCGTTCCGCGCCAAGGAGGACGAGATCCGCGCCCTGCTCGGAGCACGTACCGACCTGCGCATGGAGATCAAGACCGGCAGCCACGGCGACCGCGCCACGATCACGCTGCGGACCCGCAGCGCGGCGGACGGCCTGGACCTGACCGGCTGGGCTCCCGGCGCTCCGTGGGGCGTGGACACCGTCACCGGTGAGCTGGTCATGGTCCCGCTCGGCCGCCGGATGCTCATCGCCGGTACGTCCGGCGCGGGCAAGTCCTGGTCCACCCGGGCCCTGCTCGCCGAGGCGTCCGAGACCGAGGACCACCGCCTGGTCGTCGTCGACCCGAAGCGCGTGGAGGCGCTGAACTGGAACCACCGCGCCCGCACCGCGATCGACCTGGAAGGCGTCCTCGACCTCTCGGACGAGCTGGTGGCCGAGATGCACGAGCGCCTGGAGCTGATCCCGCGCGGCCAGGACGTCATCCAGATCAGCGCCGACCGCCCCCGGATCACGGTGTTCGTGGACGAGGGTGCCGAGGTCATCTCGATGTCCAAGACGCCCAGGGTCAAGCCGACGAAGGAGGACCCGGGCGACCCCGACTGGTCCCGGATCATGGCCAACTTCCGGACCCTCGCCCGGATGGCGCGGGCTGCCGAGATCATCCTGATCTGGGCCACCCAGAAGCCGACCATGGACGCCAACGGCGGCATCGACCCGCAGATCAGCGCCCAGATCACCTACCGGGCCGCGCTCGCGCTGTCCACCTCGGCCGAGTCCCGCGTGGTCTTCGGCGAGGACGCCACCGACAAGGGCTGGCACGCCCACGAGCTGCCCATGCCGGGCGTCGCGATGCTCCGCTACGGCCCCAAGGCCAAGCCGCACCCGATCAACACCCGGGCGTTCTCCCCGGCCGACGTCATCGCGCTGCCGGACCGGCCGATCTGGAAGCGCGGCGGCGGCCTGGCCGACGCCGTGCCTTCGCAGCGGAACGCGCTGCGGCTGGTCAAGGACGCCCAGGAGGTCGAGGTTGCCGACGCCGCGCCCGCCCAGGAGTCGAACCGGAACCGGGTGCTGGCAGCGGTCCGCGCCGGCGCTCTCAGCCCGAAGGCCGTGACCGAGGCCACGGGCCTGAACAAGGGCACCGTGTCCCGCGAGGTCGGGGCCCTGGTCAAGGCGGGCGTCCTGGTCCGCTCCACCGACGGCACGCTGGCCATCGTCGCCACGGAGGTGTCCGCATGAGCGCCGACCTGCAGATCGCCATCGCCGAGGCCAAGCGGCAGCAGGAGTTCGCCGCGCTGGTAGCCGCCGTCGTCCAGCAGCTGCCCGCCGCGACCGCCCCGGCGCCGCTGCAGCAGCACTCCGGCTGCGGCTGCCAGCACGGTCACCCGGCCGTCCCGACCAGCCGTTCGTCCATGCGACCCCTGGCCATCGGCGGGGCGGTCGTCGTCGGCGGCGCGGTCCTGACCGGCCTGTTCCTGGCCGTGGCGCTCGCCTCGGTCGCCATCGCGGTCAGCACGATCGTGCTGTACCTGCTGTTCCGCGAGGTCAAGAAGGGCCGCAGCTGATGGCCGCCCGGAAGACCGCCCCGGTCGAGGTGCCGGGCCAGCTGCTGATGTTCGCGGTGCCGACCCCGGCGGTCTGCATCTGCTCGCGGGGCAAGTCCGCCTCGATCTGCGGCTACGACCGCCACTGCGGCGCGTGCTCGCGCTGCCTGGACTGCGAGAAGTGCGCCGGACCCGGCTGCACCTGCGACTGCGAGGGGAAGTGACCATGAACACCACCGACGTGCGGCGCTTCCTGCGCCG is drawn from Kitasatospora sp. NBC_00315 and contains these coding sequences:
- a CDS encoding FtsK/SpoIIIE domain-containing protein; translated protein: MDLAAAWSKSIDTSKSARTASSTATVNALDAVGPFCAPFAVRWDAEAKRRLDLRTPDHLKALLAAQREHNSARALAVTAKNARRTARAGSKNPLSTERRAARTSHRAAAQQHTQARADLRAARRNYPTTLRVRAVQIHIAHSVTAGLTSWVLTENAHELTIWPAPVSAALVLLNAAGLWLGRRKSSVQIEDGLTAEEKRLAERLDPSFWVQNADPRGLAGTVPTPAKLTPAGLVSHVRLDGRWTPKAFRAKEDEIRALLGARTDLRMEIKTGSHGDRATITLRTRSAADGLDLTGWAPGAPWGVDTVTGELVMVPLGRRMLIAGTSGAGKSWSTRALLAEASETEDHRLVVVDPKRVEALNWNHRARTAIDLEGVLDLSDELVAEMHERLELIPRGQDVIQISADRPRITVFVDEGAEVISMSKTPRVKPTKEDPGDPDWSRIMANFRTLARMARAAEIILIWATQKPTMDANGGIDPQISAQITYRAALALSTSAESRVVFGEDATDKGWHAHELPMPGVAMLRYGPKAKPHPINTRAFSPADVIALPDRPIWKRGGGLADAVPSQRNALRLVKDAQEVEVADAAPAQESNRNRVLAAVRAGALSPKAVTEATGLNKGTVSREVGALVKAGVLVRSTDGTLAIVATEVSA